A single region of the Actinoplanes sp. SE50/110 genome encodes:
- a CDS encoding ABC transporter permease produces the protein MRVAEAWRVALDALRANRLRSLLTMLGVIIGVAAVVALVAIGTGTKQQIEHQVEGLGSNLLIVVPGKLAVGSAPTSSPMTLADADAVSRVVGDRSRVAVTIASGETVRAGQRSGFASMQGVLETTPSVFVRHLARGAYLTRTDVSTGRRVAVLGAGVARTLFGDRDPIGRQMTVGGVRFRVIGVFEELGQSLGVDRDNEVHVPVTAAQRLLGTDRIDGLAIRAPDRDTIDRLGTDVVAALTERHPDTDFSAVTQEQILGVLGDILGVLTGVLAAIAGISLLVGGVGVSNIMLVSVRERTREIGLRKAVGARPRDIGVQFLLEAVLLTTTGGVAGMLLGAAAALLVDGLSPVPAALTWWSMALAFGVSAGVGIIFGVVPAQRAGRLDPVVALRTE, from the coding sequence GTGAGGGTCGCCGAGGCCTGGCGGGTCGCCCTCGACGCGCTGCGCGCCAACCGGCTGCGCAGCCTGCTCACCATGCTCGGCGTCATCATCGGGGTGGCGGCGGTGGTCGCGCTGGTCGCCATCGGCACGGGCACCAAGCAGCAGATCGAGCACCAGGTGGAGGGGCTCGGCAGCAACCTGCTGATCGTCGTACCCGGGAAACTGGCTGTCGGATCCGCGCCCACCAGCTCACCGATGACCCTCGCCGACGCCGACGCGGTGAGCCGCGTCGTCGGCGACCGCTCCCGGGTCGCCGTCACCATCGCGTCGGGGGAGACCGTCCGGGCCGGGCAGCGGTCCGGCTTCGCCAGCATGCAGGGCGTGCTGGAGACCACCCCGTCGGTGTTCGTCCGGCACCTCGCCCGCGGCGCCTACCTGACCCGGACCGACGTCAGCACCGGCCGCCGGGTCGCCGTCCTCGGCGCCGGCGTGGCCCGCACCCTGTTCGGCGACCGCGACCCGATCGGCCGGCAGATGACCGTCGGTGGCGTCCGGTTCCGGGTCATCGGCGTCTTCGAGGAGCTCGGGCAGAGCCTCGGTGTCGACCGGGACAACGAGGTGCACGTGCCGGTCACCGCGGCGCAACGACTGCTGGGCACCGACCGGATCGACGGCCTGGCGATCCGCGCCCCCGACCGGGACACCATCGACCGGCTCGGCACCGACGTGGTCGCCGCGCTCACCGAACGCCACCCGGACACCGACTTCAGCGCCGTCACCCAGGAACAGATCCTCGGCGTGCTCGGCGACATCCTCGGCGTGCTCACCGGGGTGCTGGCCGCGATCGCCGGGATCAGCCTGCTCGTCGGCGGGGTCGGCGTGTCCAACATCATGCTGGTCTCGGTCCGCGAACGGACCAGGGAGATCGGGCTGCGCAAGGCGGTCGGCGCCCGCCCCCGCGACATCGGTGTCCAGTTCCTCCTCGAAGCGGTGCTGCTGACCACCACCGGCGGGGTGGCCGGCATGCTGCTCGGCGCCGCCGCGGCCCTGCTCGTCGACGGCCTCAGCCCGGTCCCCGCCGCGCTCACCTGGTGGTCGATGGCCCTGGCGTTCGGGGTGTCCGCCGGCGTTGGCATCATCTTCGGCGTCGTACCAGCACAGCGGGCCGGTCGCCTCGATCCGGTGGTCGCCCTCCGGACGGAGTGA
- a CDS encoding ABC transporter ATP-binding protein, whose amino-acid sequence MTTPAIVATDVTRTYELDGVSVPALRGVSLTVEPGDYVAIVGTSGSGKSTLMHLLGGLDRPTSGTLLIGGRNVGELTPNELAELRNTTIGFVFQSFHLLARTTAQDNVGLPLVYRGAGRRERRARAATMLQRVGLAHRITHRPNQLSGGEQQRVAIARALVTGPSLLLADEPTGNLDSATGQSILALLESLNAEGVAIVLVTHDRDVAARAGRQILMRDGLIVTDTAE is encoded by the coding sequence GTGACCACGCCCGCCATCGTCGCCACGGACGTCACCCGGACGTACGAGCTGGACGGGGTGTCGGTGCCCGCCCTGCGCGGCGTCTCGCTCACCGTCGAGCCCGGCGACTACGTGGCCATCGTCGGCACCTCCGGCTCCGGCAAATCCACCCTGATGCACCTGCTCGGCGGTCTGGACCGGCCGACCAGCGGCACCCTGCTGATCGGCGGCCGCAACGTCGGCGAGCTCACCCCGAACGAGCTGGCCGAACTGCGCAACACCACGATCGGCTTCGTCTTCCAGTCCTTCCACCTGCTGGCCCGCACCACCGCGCAGGACAACGTCGGCCTGCCCCTGGTCTACCGCGGGGCCGGCCGCCGGGAACGCCGCGCCCGGGCCGCCACCATGCTGCAACGGGTCGGGCTCGCGCACCGGATCACCCACCGGCCCAACCAGCTCTCCGGCGGCGAACAGCAGCGGGTGGCGATCGCCCGGGCCCTGGTCACCGGTCCGTCGCTGCTGCTGGCCGACGAGCCGACCGGCAACCTCGACTCGGCCACCGGGCAGTCCATCCTGGCCCTGCTGGAGTCGCTGAACGCCGAGGGCGTGGCGATCGTGCTGGTCACCCACGACCGGGACGTGGCCGCCCGGGCCGGGCGCCAGATCCTGATGCGGGACGGCCTGATCGTCACGGACACCGCCGAGTGA
- a CDS encoding efflux RND transporter periplasmic adaptor subunit: MSRTPSRSALITGGTAVLLLLTAASCKDDNAGVHLGTATIGTVDEIVEAPGSVTARGAATLTAPAAGTVTDLRVQPGDRVKKGDVLAVIDSPELRQRRDAARRALAQTPSGGGGGVSAGNFTQVRRSTDRQAGQAFQDALTAADQITDPTLRDALRKQVSAAQQQYRAASAAAASAVRAVQRGVASLGQAVSSLSAAQRLQAQQAYELADAAVRALTLKAPVAGVVQFGGSASPAAPADLSALLQSGGATTGATTTAGGAEGVDTAVTEGSPVTAGAPLLTVVDVGRLGLTAQVDETDVLLVKPGVTADVELDAATGAAYTATVGSVDLLPTTSARGGVSYRVRLDLGDGTYTDGSGAAPTPRPGMSAVIRLRVRQVQQAVTVPASAVVSADGHDTVWAVRDGHYRAVPVRLGVQGEDTVQVQSGLPAGERIVISGADRVHDGAEAP, translated from the coding sequence GTGTCCCGGACCCCCTCCCGCAGCGCGCTGATCACCGGCGGCACCGCGGTGCTCCTGCTGCTCACCGCCGCGTCCTGCAAGGACGACAACGCCGGGGTCCACCTCGGCACCGCCACCATCGGCACGGTCGACGAGATCGTCGAGGCGCCCGGCTCGGTCACCGCCCGCGGCGCCGCCACCCTCACCGCGCCGGCCGCCGGCACCGTCACCGACCTGCGCGTCCAGCCCGGCGACCGGGTGAAGAAGGGCGACGTGCTGGCGGTCATCGACTCCCCGGAGCTGCGGCAGCGCCGGGACGCCGCCCGCCGGGCCCTGGCGCAGACCCCGTCCGGCGGCGGTGGCGGAGTCTCGGCCGGCAACTTCACCCAGGTCCGCCGGAGCACCGACCGGCAGGCCGGGCAGGCGTTCCAGGACGCGCTCACGGCCGCCGACCAGATCACCGACCCGACCCTGAGGGACGCCCTGCGCAAACAGGTGTCCGCCGCGCAGCAGCAGTACCGGGCGGCGTCGGCGGCGGCCGCCTCCGCGGTCCGCGCGGTGCAGCGCGGGGTCGCCTCCCTCGGGCAGGCGGTCAGCTCGCTGTCCGCGGCACAACGGCTCCAGGCACAGCAGGCGTACGAGTTGGCCGACGCCGCCGTGCGGGCACTCACCCTGAAAGCCCCGGTCGCCGGCGTGGTCCAGTTCGGCGGGTCGGCGTCCCCCGCCGCCCCGGCCGACCTCTCCGCCCTCCTGCAGAGCGGCGGCGCCACCACCGGCGCCACCACCACCGCGGGCGGCGCCGAGGGCGTGGACACCGCGGTCACCGAGGGTTCCCCGGTGACCGCCGGAGCCCCGCTGCTCACCGTCGTCGACGTGGGCCGGCTCGGCCTCACCGCCCAGGTCGACGAGACGGACGTGCTGCTCGTCAAGCCCGGGGTGACCGCCGACGTCGAGCTGGACGCGGCGACCGGGGCCGCCTACACCGCGACGGTCGGCTCGGTCGACCTGCTGCCCACCACCTCGGCCCGCGGCGGCGTCTCCTACCGGGTGCGGCTCGACCTGGGCGACGGCACCTACACCGACGGCAGCGGAGCGGCGCCGACGCCCCGGCCCGGGATGAGCGCGGTGATCCGGCTCCGGGTGCGCCAGGTGCAGCAGGCGGTGACCGTGCCCGCCTCCGCTGTGGTCAGCGCCGACGGGCACGACACCGTGTGGGCGGTGCGCGACGGGCACTACCGGGCGGTGCCGGTGCGTCTGGGCGTGCAGGGGGAGGACACCGTACAGGTGCAATCCGGTCTCCCCGCCGGGGAGCGGATCGTGATCTCCGGAGCGGACCGGGTGCACGACGGCGCCGAGGCACCGTGA
- a CDS encoding L,D-transpeptidase family protein, whose translation MAVKRVSARLTTAALAAMVGGGLGAFAVTPASAGAAVRTTPVATSVVTRAAASSCATGRYQKQVETYLKQLGGYGTVTVDGRQSAADCAAIVRFQKRFGIQPAQGLAGPTTVDVAKRLASTKIAACKPNRKGITFCVDLTNQTTWVMKNGKLFVKPTITRTGMKGYHTPAGTFKINKRTPKEWSDPYHVWLPYWQRFIGGRGFHQTTTYLHDKWRGSHGCVNLLPQDAKQYYGIGTIGMTVKVFGRRPGT comes from the coding sequence GTGGCAGTGAAACGTGTTAGCGCACGTCTCACGACGGCGGCCCTGGCCGCCATGGTGGGCGGCGGGCTGGGCGCGTTCGCCGTGACGCCGGCGAGTGCCGGCGCCGCCGTGCGGACCACGCCGGTGGCCACCTCGGTGGTCACCCGGGCGGCCGCTTCGTCGTGTGCCACCGGTAGGTACCAGAAGCAGGTTGAGACGTATCTCAAGCAGCTCGGCGGATACGGCACGGTGACCGTCGACGGCAGGCAGTCGGCCGCCGACTGTGCCGCGATCGTCCGGTTCCAGAAGCGGTTCGGCATCCAGCCGGCCCAGGGCCTGGCCGGGCCGACCACCGTCGACGTGGCCAAGCGGCTCGCCTCGACGAAGATCGCGGCCTGCAAGCCGAACCGGAAGGGCATCACCTTCTGCGTCGATCTGACCAACCAGACGACGTGGGTGATGAAGAACGGGAAGCTGTTCGTCAAGCCGACCATCACCCGGACCGGCATGAAGGGCTACCACACGCCGGCCGGCACCTTCAAGATCAACAAGCGGACGCCGAAGGAGTGGTCCGACCCGTACCACGTCTGGCTGCCCTACTGGCAGCGCTTCATCGGCGGGCGTGGCTTCCACCAGACCACCACGTACCTCCACGACAAGTGGCGTGGGTCGCACGGCTGCGTCAACCTGCTGCCGCAGGACGCGAAGCAGTACTACGGCATCGGCACGATCGGCATGACCGTCAAGGTGTTCGGGCGTCGCCCCGGCACCTGA
- a CDS encoding CAP domain-containing protein: MLSVATAALVAGGVATTRALAQEPPDVAGFTIFGGPVTSDASPAPDDAGPDPAAGLGTAPATIPARVITRKPAAEPTAEPTAEPAVEPGPIKAVAPKKNYGFAAAADPIAASHTEVTVESISSSPYAPVQQQILALVNLQRGRAGCRPVTIDRRLIDAANGHAAEMARRDYFDHASPNGKGAGDRVSANGYPWRLYGENIARGQRSPWEAMDAWMNSPEHRANILDCKLDQMGVGLAIDGGHTPYWVQDFASPQ; encoded by the coding sequence GTGCTCTCCGTGGCTACCGCGGCCCTGGTCGCCGGTGGTGTCGCCACGACACGCGCGCTGGCGCAGGAGCCGCCGGATGTCGCCGGCTTCACGATCTTCGGCGGTCCCGTGACGTCCGACGCGTCGCCGGCGCCGGACGATGCCGGCCCGGATCCCGCGGCCGGGTTGGGGACCGCGCCGGCCACGATCCCGGCCCGCGTGATCACCCGCAAGCCGGCCGCCGAGCCCACCGCGGAGCCCACCGCCGAGCCGGCCGTCGAACCCGGGCCGATCAAGGCGGTCGCCCCGAAGAAGAACTACGGCTTCGCCGCCGCGGCCGACCCGATCGCCGCCTCGCACACCGAGGTGACCGTGGAAAGTATCTCGTCCAGCCCGTACGCCCCGGTCCAGCAGCAGATCCTGGCCCTGGTCAACCTCCAGCGGGGGCGGGCCGGCTGCCGACCGGTCACCATCGACCGCCGGCTGATCGACGCGGCCAACGGCCACGCCGCCGAGATGGCCCGCCGCGACTACTTCGACCACGCCTCGCCGAACGGCAAGGGGGCCGGGGACCGGGTCAGTGCGAACGGCTACCCGTGGCGCTTGTACGGCGAGAACATCGCCCGCGGCCAGCGCAGCCCGTGGGAGGCGATGGACGCCTGGATGAACAGCCCGGAGCATCGGGCCAACATCCTCGACTGCAAGCTCGACCAGATGGGGGTCGGCCTGGCCATCGACGGCGGCCACACCCCCTACTGGGTGCAGGACTTCGCCAGCCCCCAGTAG
- a CDS encoding acyltransferase, giving the protein MRNRYLDLLRAAAIVRVIVYHLFGWSWLSIVMPAMGVMFALAGSLTAASLERRPARDVVTSRVRRLVPPLWLLGLLAVPVMIALGWSREHGGEHPFKVWKLAFWILPLGDPPGSELAVDAWEPLWYIRAYVWFILLSPVLWFLWKKLGPACWLLVIAPILAIVALDKTGFELPETADVVMWDFVTYAACWITGFAHRDGRLRRLAPATVVFLFVTLSCAGLYYQSGHQGDDPWDLNDVSESQSLYSLAFVLLALRWQPSMTWLSRTNLLDRAVTLLNARAVTVYLWHNLAIAAVWPVLSFLTADDLGHLEKPVTLGMTMTLTAVAVLLFGWAEDLAARRRPRLWPDTAIPAAADPAPTAPAPAPAPAAPAAVALDGTVPAGWPEVHRDGAPHAGWTDAGREGTPVAGRRPPAARHSTESAGASTEKRERPSRGRLSRKAKRQPESLIPTWWADKE; this is encoded by the coding sequence GTGCGCAACCGATACCTGGATCTGCTCCGTGCCGCGGCGATCGTCCGGGTGATCGTCTACCACCTGTTCGGCTGGTCGTGGCTGTCCATCGTGATGCCCGCCATGGGCGTCATGTTCGCCCTGGCCGGCTCGCTGACCGCGGCGTCGCTGGAGCGGCGCCCGGCCCGGGACGTGGTCACCTCCCGGGTGCGCCGGCTGGTGCCTCCCCTGTGGCTGCTCGGCCTGCTCGCCGTGCCGGTGATGATCGCTCTGGGCTGGTCCCGGGAACACGGGGGCGAGCACCCGTTCAAGGTGTGGAAGCTGGCGTTCTGGATCCTGCCGCTCGGCGATCCCCCGGGCAGCGAGCTCGCCGTCGACGCCTGGGAACCACTCTGGTACATCCGGGCCTACGTCTGGTTCATCCTGCTCTCCCCGGTCCTGTGGTTCCTCTGGAAGAAGCTGGGTCCGGCCTGCTGGCTGCTGGTGATCGCCCCGATCCTGGCCATCGTGGCGCTCGACAAGACCGGCTTCGAGCTGCCGGAGACCGCCGACGTGGTGATGTGGGACTTCGTCACCTACGCCGCCTGCTGGATCACCGGTTTCGCCCACCGCGACGGCCGGCTCCGCAGACTCGCCCCGGCCACGGTCGTGTTCCTGTTCGTGACGCTGTCCTGCGCCGGGCTGTACTACCAGAGCGGCCACCAGGGTGACGATCCGTGGGACCTGAACGACGTCTCCGAGTCGCAGTCGCTGTACTCCCTGGCCTTCGTGCTGCTGGCGCTGCGCTGGCAGCCGAGCATGACCTGGCTGTCCCGGACCAACCTGCTGGACCGCGCGGTCACCCTGCTCAACGCCCGGGCGGTCACCGTGTACCTCTGGCACAACCTGGCCATCGCCGCCGTCTGGCCGGTCCTCAGCTTCCTGACCGCCGACGACCTGGGCCACCTGGAGAAGCCGGTCACCCTCGGGATGACGATGACGCTGACCGCGGTCGCGGTGCTGCTCTTCGGCTGGGCCGAGGATCTGGCCGCCCGCCGCCGCCCGCGGCTGTGGCCGGACACCGCCATCCCGGCGGCCGCCGACCCCGCGCCGACCGCCCCCGCTCCCGCGCCTGCCCCCGCGGCGCCGGCGGCCGTGGCCCTGGACGGGACGGTCCCGGCCGGGTGGCCCGAGGTGCACCGGGACGGCGCGCCGCACGCCGGCTGGACCGACGCCGGCCGGGAGGGCACCCCGGTCGCCGGGCGGCGTCCGCCGGCCGCCCGGCACAGTACGGAGAGCGCCGGCGCCTCCACCGAGAAGCGGGAACGCCCGTCCCGGGGCCGTCTGTCCCGGAAGGCGAAACGCCAGCCGGAGTCGCTGATCCCGACCTGGTGGGCGGACAAGGAGTGA
- a CDS encoding chemotaxis protein CheW, translating into MGQLRQAPAGEAGTIALVFQAGPLFCALPLAEVIETMRPLPTRPLAGTPSYVRGLTILRGEPAPVIDMTRLLTGVSSGIDRYVAVHAGRGPVACATGPVLGVRTVHAVPPEGPSTLFTGASRSLVAAVGTVGTEPLLVLRSIRTVPDEVWDAAGRDRDTAEPGTAQAVAAHDTGATG; encoded by the coding sequence GTGGGGCAGCTACGACAGGCTCCGGCGGGCGAGGCCGGAACGATCGCGCTGGTCTTCCAGGCCGGTCCGCTTTTCTGTGCGCTGCCCCTCGCCGAGGTCATCGAGACCATGCGGCCGCTGCCGACCCGCCCGCTGGCCGGCACCCCGTCCTATGTCCGGGGCCTGACGATCCTGCGCGGCGAGCCCGCCCCGGTGATCGACATGACCCGGTTGCTGACCGGCGTGTCGTCCGGGATCGATCGGTACGTTGCGGTGCACGCCGGACGCGGTCCGGTGGCCTGTGCGACCGGGCCGGTGCTGGGCGTGCGGACCGTGCACGCGGTCCCGCCGGAGGGTCCGAGCACGCTGTTCACCGGAGCATCCCGCTCACTGGTCGCGGCGGTCGGCACGGTCGGCACCGAGCCGCTGCTGGTGCTGCGCAGCATCCGCACCGTCCCGGACGAGGTCTGGGACGCCGCCGGCCGCGACCGGGACACCGCGGAGCCGGGCACCGCGCAGGCGGTCGCGGCACACGACACCGGAGCGACCGGGTGA